In one window of Halorussus caseinilyticus DNA:
- a CDS encoding diaminobutyrate--2-oxoglutarate transaminase, with protein MAYAGASNARLLDKQADRESNARSYPRHLPMAIREARGVEVTDADGDTYYDCLAGAGTLHLGHNHPVVVEAIEDAMAADRPMHTLDITTPVKEAFVDTLFDSLPDEFADSAKIQFCSPAGTDAVEAALKLTKTATGNRSVLSFRGGYHGMTHGSLGLMGDTDPKAEVPGTMGNVHHLPYPYSYRCPFGIGEGGHEVGSEYVERLLADPERGFTDPAAMVLEPVQGEGGSIAPPADWLREMRRITREHDVPLVVDEIQSGLGRTGDLYDFERAGITPDVVTLSKAVGGGLPLAVVLYDEELDEWESGAHTGTFRGNQLAMAAGKATIEYIVEEDLPSHAERMGARLQNHLDAAADDFAEVGDVRGRGLMLGAEMVDTAAEPDSLGAHPPDPDLAEAVQSACFDRGLIVERGGREGSTVRFLPPLIVSKDQIEDIGRIFRESVEAAVAETDARSAEVGASP; from the coding sequence ATGGCGTACGCGGGCGCTTCGAACGCTCGGTTGCTCGACAAGCAGGCCGACAGAGAGTCCAACGCGCGGAGCTACCCCCGTCACCTCCCGATGGCGATTCGGGAAGCCCGAGGCGTCGAAGTCACCGACGCCGACGGCGACACCTACTACGACTGTCTCGCCGGGGCCGGAACGCTCCACCTCGGACACAACCATCCGGTCGTCGTCGAGGCAATCGAGGACGCGATGGCGGCCGACCGGCCGATGCACACCCTCGACATCACGACGCCCGTCAAGGAAGCGTTCGTTGACACGCTGTTCGACAGTCTCCCCGACGAGTTCGCCGACTCCGCGAAGATTCAGTTCTGTAGTCCGGCGGGTACCGACGCGGTGGAGGCCGCCCTGAAACTCACCAAGACCGCGACCGGTAACCGCTCGGTCCTCTCGTTCCGCGGCGGCTACCACGGCATGACTCACGGTTCGCTCGGTCTGATGGGCGACACCGACCCCAAAGCCGAGGTGCCGGGGACGATGGGGAACGTCCACCACCTTCCGTACCCCTACTCCTATCGGTGCCCCTTCGGAATCGGCGAGGGCGGCCACGAAGTCGGAAGCGAGTACGTCGAGCGACTGCTCGCCGACCCCGAACGCGGATTCACCGACCCGGCGGCGATGGTCCTCGAACCCGTGCAGGGCGAAGGCGGGTCCATCGCTCCGCCCGCCGACTGGCTTCGGGAGATGCGCCGAATCACCCGCGAACACGACGTACCCCTCGTGGTGGACGAGATTCAGTCGGGACTCGGCCGGACCGGGGACCTCTACGACTTCGAGCGCGCCGGTATCACCCCCGACGTGGTGACGCTCTCGAAGGCGGTCGGCGGCGGCCTTCCCCTCGCCGTCGTCCTCTACGACGAGGAGTTAGACGAGTGGGAGTCGGGCGCGCACACCGGCACCTTCCGAGGCAACCAGTTGGCGATGGCCGCGGGGAAGGCCACCATCGAGTACATCGTCGAGGAGGACCTGCCGAGTCACGCCGAGAGGATGGGTGCGCGCCTCCAGAACCACCTCGACGCGGCGGCCGACGACTTCGCCGAAGTCGGCGACGTTCGGGGTCGGGGGCTGATGCTCGGTGCCGAGATGGTCGATACCGCGGCCGAACCCGACAGTCTCGGCGCGCACCCGCCCGACCCCGACCTCGCCGAGGCGGTCCAGTCGGCGTGTTTCGACCGCGGGCTAATCGTGGAACGCGGGGGCCGCGAGGGTTCGACCGTCCGGTTCCTGCCGCCGCTAATCGTCTCGAAGGACCAAATCGAGGACATCGGCCGAATCTTCCGCGAGTCGGTCGAAGCGGCCGTCGCGGAGACCGACGCCCGGTCCGCGGAGGTCGGCGCGTCGCCATGA
- a CDS encoding transcription initiation factor IIB has protein sequence MARPNRQRERTRERTSEAETNEKEREGQQCPECNAESLVTSGDSNEVVCEDCGLVIEEQTIDRGPEWRAFNHSERESKSRVGAPTTQTMHDKGLTTQIDWKNKDAYGRSLSSEKRSQMSRLRKWQERIRTKDAGERNLQFALSEIDRMASALGVPRSVREVSSVIYRRALKEDLIRGRSIEGVATSCLYAGCRQEGIPRSLEEVSEVSRVERKEIGRTYRYVAKELSLEMEPVDPKEYVPRFSSDLGVSEEVKMKANEIIDESAEQGLLSGKSPTGFAAAAIYAASLLCNEKKTQREVAEVAQVTEVTIRNRYQEQIEAMGLH, from the coding sequence ATGGCCCGGCCAAATCGCCAGCGCGAACGGACGCGCGAACGCACGTCGGAAGCAGAAACTAACGAGAAGGAACGAGAGGGTCAGCAGTGTCCCGAATGCAACGCTGAGAGCCTCGTTACGAGCGGTGACAGCAACGAGGTCGTCTGTGAAGACTGTGGACTCGTTATCGAAGAACAGACGATTGACCGTGGCCCGGAGTGGCGCGCGTTCAATCACAGCGAACGCGAGAGTAAGAGTCGGGTCGGTGCCCCGACGACCCAGACGATGCACGACAAGGGATTGACCACCCAAATCGACTGGAAGAACAAGGACGCCTACGGGCGGTCGCTCTCCTCGGAGAAGCGCAGTCAGATGAGTCGCCTTCGGAAGTGGCAAGAGCGCATTCGGACCAAGGACGCGGGCGAGCGAAACCTCCAGTTCGCCCTCTCGGAAATCGACCGGATGGCCTCCGCGCTCGGCGTCCCCCGGTCGGTCCGGGAAGTTTCGTCGGTCATCTATCGGCGGGCGCTGAAGGAGGATTTGATTCGCGGGCGGTCCATCGAAGGTGTTGCGACCAGTTGTCTCTACGCCGGATGCCGCCAAGAGGGTATCCCGCGGAGTCTCGAAGAGGTGTCGGAGGTCTCTCGCGTCGAACGGAAAGAGATTGGTCGGACGTATCGGTACGTCGCCAAGGAACTCAGCCTCGAGATGGAACCGGTAGACCCCAAAGAGTACGTGCCGCGGTTCAGTTCCGACCTCGGGGTGAGCGAGGAAGTGAAGATGAAGGCGAACGAGATTATCGACGAGTCCGCAGAGCAGGGTCTCCTCTCGGGGAAGTCGCCGACGGGCTTTGCGGCCGCGGCGATATACGCGGCGTCGCTACTCTGTAACGAGAAGAAGACCCAGCGCGAGGTCGCCGAGGTCGCCCAAGTAACCGAGGTCACGATTCGGAACCGGTATCAGGAACAAATCGAAGCGATGGGTCTCCACTGA
- a CDS encoding PD-(D/E)XK nuclease family protein, whose protein sequence is MDEFGATPTGGFGVTDPTFLSPSRLATYADCQRKYDHECEQEIETPDETRLYPNQGRVYHETIEAVCEATDPSDDPETVHRRAMDIFPEKWDEHEDEDEYASRAHRKFQRAENRAAIDSFFDPEDGDGIDHARRSIATEKWVECVHEGIGLHGKVDNVLYDESENELHLVDYKRTVGGVLGHWSGDRLVAHLDGEAHEAKRVKNAFQTAAYTEGIKQSDRYEEGTSVRFSFYGLLHDRDFEATPDGYRVSVTGKPRETTRAYEEYYDAIWALAERAHRGITDADYDPAPASLIREEACPDCDYRAMCPEYLTEEVRR, encoded by the coding sequence ATGGACGAGTTCGGCGCGACGCCGACGGGAGGGTTCGGCGTGACTGACCCGACGTTCCTTTCGCCGTCGCGGTTGGCGACCTACGCCGACTGCCAGCGCAAGTACGACCACGAGTGCGAGCAGGAAATCGAGACGCCCGACGAGACGCGACTCTACCCGAATCAGGGCCGCGTCTACCACGAGACGATAGAGGCCGTCTGCGAGGCGACCGACCCGAGCGACGACCCCGAGACCGTCCACCGGCGAGCGATGGACATCTTCCCCGAGAAGTGGGACGAACACGAAGACGAAGACGAGTACGCCTCCCGAGCGCACCGAAAGTTCCAGCGCGCCGAGAACCGCGCGGCAATCGACTCGTTCTTCGACCCCGAGGACGGCGACGGCATCGACCACGCCCGCCGGTCGATTGCGACCGAGAAGTGGGTCGAGTGCGTCCACGAGGGGATAGGTCTCCACGGGAAGGTAGACAACGTTCTCTACGACGAGTCCGAGAACGAACTCCACCTCGTGGACTACAAGCGAACCGTCGGGGGCGTCCTCGGCCACTGGTCGGGCGACCGACTCGTAGCCCACCTCGACGGCGAGGCCCACGAAGCCAAGCGAGTCAAAAACGCCTTCCAGACCGCCGCCTACACCGAGGGCATCAAGCAGTCGGACCGCTACGAAGAAGGAACGTCCGTCCGGTTCAGTTTCTACGGACTGCTCCACGACCGGGACTTCGAGGCGACCCCCGACGGGTATCGCGTCTCCGTGACCGGGAAACCCCGCGAGACGACGCGGGCCTACGAGGAGTACTACGACGCGATTTGGGCGCTCGCCGAGCGCGCCCACCGCGGCATCACCGACGCCGACTACGACCCCGCGCCCGCCTCGCTGATTCGTGAGGAGGCGTGTCCCGACTGCGACTACCGAGCGATGTGCCCCGAGTATCTCACCGAGGAGGTCCGACGATGA
- a CDS encoding ABC transporter substrate-binding protein, with translation MTDRTFVTSTTNVPKDMQFNPYGQQYPDRAALALFENLIYVNEATSEFMPGVLESWDIGEESVTLSVREGFHWHSGEAVTAEDVAFKLKLEIHDGAALGNVVSPDDVSVADETTVEVGLKRAVADEVFLYSLKPIALDTPPEEFREFLDAYEADGKAPGLTEKTLEEPNGTGPFAFVHARNQELVAERFEDHPDAEHVNFARFKWNYLQSNQKQWQALRTDTVDGLDNIFTPDNIAQSYGDHVREIQMPANWGMGIMFNHDHEHYGQQNVKRAVQYVIDRKKLARTAGEKMHVPVEVPCGLPGNFDGSYEDWLGDSLSSFDAYETDTDRAASLLREAGFSKDGGTWTDADGKTLSFPFKIPAGWNDWTAGGQSIVQDLQDFGIEASLNPSQSFWGDINDGQKYVVAGLGWADGKLYPYFSLNKLLNSFRSQTVLNFPSTVEVPPLGEPDGELRSVDLEAELQELAGLTGDAAKQKTQELAWVVNRHLPMAPLMEKIDQSWVTTDDWNTVTGDDEDAIVDYPQYYLPREGKLTAKPE, from the coding sequence ATGACCGACCGGACGTTCGTCACCTCGACGACGAACGTCCCGAAGGACATGCAGTTCAACCCGTACGGACAGCAGTACCCCGACCGTGCGGCGCTCGCGCTGTTCGAGAACCTCATCTACGTCAACGAAGCGACGAGCGAGTTCATGCCGGGCGTCCTCGAATCGTGGGACATCGGCGAGGAGTCGGTGACGCTCTCGGTTCGCGAGGGGTTCCACTGGCACAGCGGCGAGGCGGTCACGGCCGAGGATGTCGCGTTCAAACTCAAACTCGAAATCCACGACGGCGCGGCGCTCGGAAACGTCGTCTCGCCGGACGACGTTTCCGTCGCCGACGAAACCACGGTCGAAGTCGGCCTGAAGCGGGCCGTCGCCGACGAGGTGTTCCTCTACTCGCTGAAACCCATCGCCCTCGACACGCCTCCCGAGGAGTTCCGGGAGTTCCTCGACGCGTACGAGGCGGACGGGAAGGCCCCCGGACTCACCGAGAAGACGCTCGAAGAACCGAACGGGACGGGTCCGTTCGCGTTCGTCCACGCGCGAAATCAGGAACTGGTCGCCGAGCGCTTCGAGGACCACCCGGACGCGGAACACGTCAACTTCGCCCGGTTCAAGTGGAACTACCTCCAGTCGAACCAGAAGCAGTGGCAGGCACTGCGCACCGATACCGTGGACGGACTCGACAACATCTTCACGCCCGACAACATCGCCCAGTCGTACGGCGACCACGTTCGGGAGATTCAGATGCCCGCCAACTGGGGCATGGGCATCATGTTCAACCACGACCACGAACACTACGGTCAGCAGAACGTCAAGCGGGCCGTCCAGTACGTCATCGACCGGAAAAAGCTCGCACGGACGGCGGGCGAGAAGATGCACGTTCCCGTCGAAGTCCCCTGCGGACTGCCGGGCAACTTCGACGGGAGTTACGAGGACTGGCTCGGCGACTCGCTGTCGTCGTTCGACGCCTACGAGACGGACACCGACCGGGCGGCGAGTCTCCTCCGGGAGGCGGGTTTCTCGAAGGACGGCGGGACGTGGACCGACGCGGACGGCAAGACGCTCTCGTTCCCGTTCAAGATTCCCGCCGGGTGGAACGACTGGACCGCGGGCGGTCAGTCCATCGTGCAGGACCTTCAGGACTTCGGCATCGAGGCGTCGCTCAACCCGAGTCAGTCGTTCTGGGGCGACATCAACGACGGTCAAAAATACGTCGTCGCCGGACTCGGTTGGGCCGACGGAAAGCTCTACCCGTACTTCTCGCTCAACAAGCTTCTGAACAGTTTCCGGTCACAGACGGTTCTGAACTTCCCCTCGACGGTCGAGGTGCCGCCGCTGGGCGAACCGGACGGCGAACTCCGGTCGGTGGACCTCGAAGCCGAACTACAGGAACTCGCCGGACTGACCGGTGACGCGGCGAAACAGAAGACCCAAGAACTCGCGTGGGTCGTCAACCGCCATCTCCCGATGGCTCCGCTCATGGAGAAGATAGACCAGTCGTGGGTGACGACCGACGAC
- a CDS encoding ATP-dependent helicase encodes MTDEAPDWLPTTDDDEEPKPRQETIIESDDYPMRVLAGAGTGKTFTMVRKIEHLVDERGVSPDRILALTFTNNAADSMREKLNAKLGTAGYDIDAYTYHSICNELLTDYAYDAGIDPDFEVATDAETDAVRLDVLDEIEYRSVKPNVYGPDSYATGAASKLRSFIESMKRSAVTPEDIDAFLGSPARVYELAEIPDRIEASASDHLGGRSVSTVLDGIPDVRADLTEERDALGDEGVEASVADFLDRLLDLCDALVAAFEAHENGERTLPDDAHKLPKYLLGGYASGAPSGIPDDLNLELTDELRTFTDECKTARDLNAGYAAYERELAERDLLDFDGLVVEAERLLDSAVGDEIADRWDYVFCDEFQDTDRLQFDLVTSLVSEGRLFVVGDDDQAIYEWRGAHVANVTDELDDEFGDDLADEPLEQNFRSHQPILDLANEALERLDERESEKTLTRVEEPEYDASPVATVEEADDEDERVGQLVTVVENLLSGEAAELDRGYAPGDIALLVRKNDHATPILEAFERAGVPYRVAGDLTSESVGVRTVVAYLKALARPDDGVSWNRVLTMRYRLTDADLRRLNDHDEGVLAGLREIPLDAFEEPDRVREARGHASQLLELRETVSLSRLYRELKDITNVEWYLSERERRDLTRVEEVVEQYGDGAVQPPLTAEFVDSLRRYDSLLDESGSSPASQPELADDAVNVMTVHKSKGLDFPVVLMPRLTAEEWAPDARTYDTLETALSGDPESAFSEDLVARDARESRRVLHVGLTRAEELLVLHGGPAADETDDERAVREAVEEILPETAPWRPGSGHLPIWRDLRACLPETATDWTDSLASTVVGDIGGEVRYDGDVLSPAEGRERVLALADRSAAGELDGASEPDVFDVDSLGGTPSADPAIRHSYTSLERYEQCPRQHYLDFVVDAFPDYRTPESDETGGVSQREIGLLFHDVAEAANTQGKTDPDAWYELCDRLGGRRGSKAPVDAVRACIDRYFELDVSEWELLDAEREFELTLDGHEVVGFVDAVYRNHDGELVVIDYKATERHRDIEGDRQLPLYLLACRDLYDEPVSKAGYAYVGELGPKVEMRAFDEGELDAVRSDLTDTMSDIEATAFDEYRSGDHCRWCQHGGLPCAESE; translated from the coding sequence ATGACCGACGAGGCTCCCGACTGGTTGCCGACCACCGACGACGACGAGGAACCGAAACCCCGACAAGAGACTATCATCGAGTCCGACGACTACCCGATGCGCGTCCTCGCGGGCGCTGGCACGGGCAAGACGTTCACGATGGTCCGGAAGATAGAGCATCTCGTGGACGAACGCGGCGTCTCGCCCGACCGCATCCTCGCGCTGACGTTCACGAACAACGCCGCCGACTCGATGCGCGAGAAACTCAACGCCAAACTCGGGACCGCGGGCTACGACATCGACGCCTACACCTACCACTCCATCTGTAACGAACTCCTGACCGACTACGCATACGACGCCGGAATCGACCCCGACTTCGAGGTGGCGACAGACGCCGAGACCGACGCCGTCCGCCTCGACGTGCTGGACGAAATCGAGTACCGGTCGGTCAAGCCCAACGTCTACGGCCCGGACTCCTACGCGACCGGCGCGGCCTCGAAACTGCGCTCGTTTATCGAGTCGATGAAGCGAAGCGCCGTTACGCCCGAGGACATCGACGCCTTCCTCGGGTCGCCAGCGCGCGTCTACGAACTCGCCGAGATTCCGGACCGAATCGAGGCCAGCGCCAGCGACCACCTCGGCGGCCGGTCGGTCTCGACCGTCCTCGACGGAATCCCGGACGTGCGCGCCGACCTGACCGAGGAGCGAGACGCCCTCGGCGACGAGGGCGTCGAGGCCAGCGTCGCGGACTTCCTCGACCGACTGCTGGACCTCTGTGACGCCCTCGTTGCCGCGTTCGAGGCACACGAGAACGGCGAGCGCACGCTCCCCGACGACGCCCACAAGCTCCCGAAGTACCTGCTCGGCGGCTACGCCAGCGGCGCGCCTTCGGGGATTCCCGACGACCTGAACCTCGAACTCACCGACGAACTCCGGACGTTCACCGACGAGTGCAAGACCGCGCGCGACCTGAACGCTGGCTACGCCGCCTACGAGCGCGAACTGGCCGAGCGCGACCTGCTGGATTTCGACGGTCTCGTGGTCGAAGCCGAGCGTCTGCTCGACTCGGCGGTCGGCGACGAAATCGCCGACCGATGGGACTACGTGTTCTGCGACGAGTTTCAGGACACCGACCGCCTCCAGTTCGACCTCGTGACCTCGCTGGTCTCGGAGGGCCGCCTGTTCGTGGTCGGCGACGACGACCAAGCCATCTACGAGTGGCGCGGCGCACACGTCGCCAACGTCACCGACGAGTTGGACGACGAGTTCGGCGACGACCTCGCGGACGAACCCCTCGAACAGAACTTCCGGTCCCACCAGCCGATTCTGGACCTCGCAAACGAGGCGCTCGAACGACTGGACGAACGCGAGAGCGAGAAGACGCTCACGCGCGTCGAGGAACCGGAATACGACGCCAGTCCCGTCGCCACCGTCGAAGAGGCCGACGACGAGGACGAGCGCGTCGGGCAACTCGTGACCGTCGTCGAGAACCTCCTGAGCGGGGAGGCCGCCGAACTCGACCGCGGGTACGCTCCCGGCGACATCGCGCTCCTCGTCCGGAAGAACGACCACGCGACCCCGATTCTGGAGGCGTTCGAGCGCGCGGGCGTCCCCTATCGAGTCGCGGGCGACCTCACCTCGGAGTCGGTCGGCGTCCGGACCGTCGTCGCGTACCTGAAGGCGCTCGCTCGCCCCGACGACGGCGTGAGTTGGAACCGAGTGCTGACGATGCGGTACCGACTGACCGACGCCGACCTCCGGCGTCTCAACGACCACGACGAGGGCGTGCTGGCCGGACTCCGCGAGATTCCCCTCGACGCCTTCGAGGAACCGGACCGCGTTCGGGAAGCGCGCGGTCACGCCTCGCAACTGCTCGAACTCCGCGAGACGGTCTCGCTCTCGCGCCTCTACCGAGAACTCAAGGACATCACGAACGTCGAGTGGTATCTCAGCGAACGCGAGCGCCGCGACCTCACGCGGGTCGAGGAAGTGGTCGAGCAGTACGGCGACGGAGCGGTGCAACCGCCGCTCACCGCGGAGTTCGTGGACTCGCTCCGACGGTACGACTCGCTGTTAGACGAGAGCGGGTCGTCCCCGGCGAGCCAGCCCGAACTCGCAGACGACGCCGTGAACGTCATGACCGTCCACAAGAGCAAAGGTCTCGACTTCCCGGTCGTGTTGATGCCGAGACTCACGGCCGAGGAGTGGGCACCCGACGCACGAACCTACGACACGCTCGAAACCGCGCTCTCGGGCGACCCCGAGTCGGCTTTCAGCGAGGACCTCGTGGCCCGCGACGCCAGAGAGAGTCGCCGCGTCCTCCACGTCGGCCTGACTCGCGCGGAGGAACTGCTCGTTCTCCACGGCGGACCGGCGGCCGACGAAACGGACGACGAACGCGCGGTCCGCGAGGCAGTCGAGGAGATTCTTCCCGAGACCGCTCCGTGGCGTCCCGGAAGCGGCCACCTCCCGATTTGGCGCGACCTGCGGGCGTGTCTCCCCGAGACTGCGACCGACTGGACGGACTCGCTCGCTTCGACCGTCGTCGGCGACATCGGCGGCGAAGTCCGGTACGACGGCGACGTACTCTCGCCAGCAGAGGGTCGTGAGCGGGTTCTCGCGCTCGCGGACCGCTCCGCGGCCGGTGAACTCGATGGCGCGAGCGAACCAGACGTGTTCGATGTCGATAGCCTCGGCGGAACGCCGAGCGCCGACCCCGCGATTCGACACAGTTACACCTCGCTCGAACGCTACGAGCAGTGTCCGCGACAGCACTATCTCGACTTCGTGGTCGATGCCTTCCCGGATTACCGGACTCCCGAGAGCGACGAGACGGGCGGCGTCTCACAGCGCGAAATCGGCCTGCTGTTCCACGACGTTGCCGAGGCGGCGAACACGCAGGGGAAGACGGACCCCGACGCGTGGTACGAACTCTGCGACCGACTCGGGGGACGACGAGGCTCGAAAGCCCCGGTCGATGCAGTCCGGGCGTGTATCGACCGCTACTTCGAACTCGACGTGAGCGAATGGGAACTGCTCGACGCAGAGCGCGAATTCGAGTTGACCCTCGACGGCCACGAAGTCGTCGGGTTCGTGGACGCGGTGTATCGGAATCACGACGGCGAGTTAGTCGTCATCGACTACAAGGCGACCGAGCGTCACCGCGACATCGAGGGCGACAGACAACTACCGCTGTATCTGCTCGCGTGTCGCGACCTGTACGACGAACCCGTCTCCAAAGCCGGGTACGCCTACGTCGGTGAACTCGGGCCGAAAGTCGAGATGCGCGCGTTCGATGAGGGTGAACTCGACGCCGTGCGTTCGGACCTGACCGACACGATGAGCGACATCGAGGCGACGGCGTTCGACGAGTATCGTTCCGGGGACCACTGCCGGTGGTGCCAGCACGGCGGACTCCCCTGCGCCGAGAGCGAGTGA
- a CDS encoding DNA helicase UvrD encodes MSESRSFDGTLVTVPFATGALRDTLAERYRRLLESHDAEEVVVITGTPTSMRTFRSLLDGAVPGAGVPRVTSLVVQATDVVNRTDDRTVLSDDMQRELVHRFLEGHEWDTDYLRRASANPSFEDDVAQLMETAAWQDAPMDETPELADIADALDAFHAWLADHDFLERGQLVSEATEALREADDPDRIVGADAVLAVEFEEFLPPDREYLSALADGRELVCIAETDASVRRTWVEPGPVTNHVSFSRRRDERERPPATRPMATAAHLARGTVPEDPEVGSVRVLSSETPADQLGAIADEIGALRAREGLAYDDFAVAVERSGTAVTETISELRREGIATSSATVTGFGDDPAVRELLRVARSLAGDDREELAADPELAADPELAADPLPDASMLEELDAMDGLADPLRRWATESNLKARIGRAESPLDARTQFSNVKNAFAIAESVEDTDYIASTWESLVTVLERAHEYAPKRTRTSSIDRDGGVRVDHLQSLKNGSFAVVFLTNVVDEAYPGDPSLTRLFPDERVAGMADYPGVTDVDDGGVEATFPTDSTASSRPFRRYHAEHARRRLAVGAATARDRLYCCLYEHEGTALDRRVQPSRFLAEAYRRLPWLTEATESGIHGEGTAEEYLLSRPDRALADVRRTNSRDVTVSLDALEAEFGEIDRLLDESGERGEDLREALRARIDFADGRVRRDADGRVRRD; translated from the coding sequence GTGTCTGAGTCGCGTTCGTTCGACGGGACGCTCGTCACGGTTCCGTTCGCAACCGGAGCGTTGCGCGACACGCTCGCCGAACGGTACCGTCGGTTGCTCGAGTCGCACGACGCCGAGGAGGTGGTGGTGATTACCGGAACGCCGACCAGCATGCGGACGTTCCGAAGCCTCCTCGACGGAGCGGTTCCGGGTGCTGGCGTTCCGCGAGTGACTTCGCTCGTCGTACAGGCGACGGACGTGGTGAACCGGACCGACGACAGAACCGTTCTCTCCGACGACATGCAACGCGAACTGGTCCACCGGTTCCTCGAAGGCCACGAGTGGGACACCGACTACCTCCGGCGAGCGTCGGCGAACCCCTCGTTCGAAGACGACGTGGCGCAGTTGATGGAAACCGCCGCGTGGCAGGACGCGCCGATGGACGAGACGCCGGAACTCGCGGACATCGCCGACGCACTCGACGCCTTCCACGCGTGGCTCGCCGACCACGACTTCCTCGAACGCGGGCAACTCGTCTCGGAAGCGACCGAAGCACTCCGCGAGGCCGACGACCCCGACCGAATCGTCGGTGCGGACGCGGTGTTGGCCGTCGAGTTCGAGGAGTTTCTGCCGCCCGACCGAGAGTACCTCTCCGCGCTGGCGGACGGCCGGGAACTCGTCTGCATCGCGGAGACGGACGCGAGCGTCCGACGGACGTGGGTCGAACCCGGTCCCGTCACCAACCACGTCTCGTTCTCACGGCGACGGGACGAACGCGAGCGTCCGCCCGCGACTCGGCCGATGGCGACGGCGGCGCACCTCGCACGCGGAACGGTCCCCGAGGACCCCGAGGTGGGGTCGGTGCGCGTCCTCTCGTCGGAGACTCCCGCCGACCAACTCGGCGCGATAGCCGACGAAATCGGGGCGCTCAGAGCGCGAGAGGGATTGGCGTACGACGACTTCGCCGTCGCCGTCGAACGGAGCGGGACCGCCGTGACCGAGACGATTAGCGAACTCCGGCGGGAGGGAATTGCGACTTCCTCGGCGACCGTGACGGGATTCGGGGACGACCCGGCCGTCCGCGAGTTGCTTCGCGTCGCGCGCTCGCTCGCGGGCGACGACCGAGAGGAACTCGCCGCCGACCCGGAACTCGCCGCCGACCCGGAACTCGCCGCCGACCCGCTTCCGGACGCGTCGATGCTCGAAGAACTCGACGCGATGGACGGACTCGCCGACCCGCTCCGGCGGTGGGCGACCGAATCGAACCTGAAAGCCCGCATCGGCCGAGCGGAGTCGCCGCTGGACGCCCGAACCCAGTTTAGCAATGTAAAGAATGCTTTCGCAATTGCGGAGTCAGTCGAAGACACGGATTACATTGCTTCGACGTGGGAGTCGCTCGTCACGGTTCTCGAACGCGCTCACGAGTACGCCCCGAAGCGAACCCGGACCAGTTCCATCGACCGGGACGGCGGGGTCCGAGTGGACCACCTTCAGTCGCTCAAGAACGGTTCCTTCGCGGTCGTGTTCTTGACCAACGTGGTTGACGAGGCGTATCCCGGCGACCCGTCGCTGACGCGACTGTTTCCCGACGAACGGGTCGCGGGGATGGCCGACTATCCGGGCGTCACCGACGTAGACGACGGCGGCGTCGAAGCGACGTTCCCCACCGATTCGACCGCTTCGAGTCGTCCGTTCCGCCGGTACCACGCCGAACACGCGCGCCGTCGCCTCGCCGTCGGCGCGGCGACGGCGCGAGACCGACTCTACTGCTGTCTCTACGAACACGAGGGCACGGCGCTCGACCGGCGCGTCCAACCGTCGCGGTTCCTCGCGGAGGCCTACCGACGACTCCCGTGGCTTACCGAGGCGACCGAATCGGGCATCCACGGCGAGGGCACCGCCGAGGAGTATCTGCTCTCGCGCCCCGACCGAGCGCTCGCGGACGTGCGCCGGACCAACAGCAGGGACGTGACCGTCTCGCTCGACGCACTCGAAGCGGAGTTCGGGGAGATAGACCGACTCTTGGACGAGAGCGGCGAACGCGGTGAAGACCTCAGGGAGGCGCTCCGTGCGCGCATCGACTTCGCGGATGGACGAGTTCGGCGCGACGCCGACGGGAGGGTTCGGCGTGACTGA